One Nitrospira sp. DNA segment encodes these proteins:
- the purB gene encoding adenylosuccinate lyase, with protein MIERYTRPQMKAIWDLKHKYEIWLEVELQACAAFEQAGQAPRGTAAKIRKKAKIDVERIAEIEKVTKHDVIAFLESLMDTVGPEHRFLHMGLTSSDIVDTSLAVQMTEALDLILRGVEELLVVLKQQALRYKSQVMVGRSHGIHGEPISFGLKMALWYEEVRRHQARLRQARNEIAVGKLSGAMGTFAHQAPAIEVYVCDKLGLKVDPVSNQVVQRDRHAFYATALALLAASIEKFATEIRHLQRTEVLEAEEFFSEGQKGSSAMPHKRNPIVSENLCGLARVVRANSVAAMENVALWHERDISHSSVERVIMPDSTILIDYMLAKVTDLMKHLVVYPDRMRRNLELTGGLIYSQRLLLTLVEKGAQRKESYEAVQRNAMASWRGGGALQELVLKDPFISQHLTKSEIAACFNPTHYLRHLDQIYRRVFGRNRQRSPDIRTKGARS; from the coding sequence GTGATTGAGCGTTACACACGTCCCCAAATGAAGGCCATCTGGGACCTGAAGCACAAGTATGAGATCTGGTTGGAGGTTGAGCTGCAAGCCTGTGCGGCCTTCGAGCAGGCCGGGCAGGCGCCACGTGGGACGGCGGCGAAAATCAGGAAAAAGGCCAAGATCGATGTTGAACGGATTGCCGAAATCGAAAAGGTTACCAAGCATGATGTGATCGCCTTTCTTGAATCGCTCATGGATACGGTAGGGCCGGAACATCGGTTTCTCCATATGGGACTCACGTCTTCGGACATTGTCGATACGTCGCTTGCCGTACAAATGACCGAGGCGCTCGATCTGATTTTGAGGGGAGTCGAGGAGCTTCTCGTCGTGCTGAAACAGCAGGCGCTCCGCTACAAGAGCCAGGTCATGGTGGGACGGTCGCATGGCATTCATGGTGAGCCAATCTCATTTGGTCTGAAGATGGCCCTGTGGTACGAAGAAGTCCGACGTCATCAGGCACGGTTGCGGCAGGCTCGGAACGAGATTGCCGTCGGCAAGTTGTCCGGCGCGATGGGGACCTTCGCGCACCAGGCGCCCGCCATCGAAGTATATGTGTGTGACAAACTCGGCTTGAAGGTGGATCCCGTCTCGAATCAGGTCGTCCAACGTGATCGCCATGCCTTCTATGCAACGGCGCTTGCCTTGCTTGCTGCAAGCATCGAGAAGTTTGCTACCGAGATTCGTCATCTTCAGCGCACGGAAGTGCTCGAAGCCGAAGAATTTTTCTCCGAAGGACAAAAGGGATCGTCAGCGATGCCTCACAAACGGAACCCGATTGTCTCGGAGAACCTCTGCGGCTTGGCTCGGGTGGTGAGGGCCAACAGCGTCGCAGCGATGGAAAACGTCGCACTCTGGCATGAACGCGACATCAGCCATTCGTCCGTCGAGCGGGTGATCATGCCGGACAGTACAATCTTGATCGACTACATGCTTGCCAAGGTGACGGATCTGATGAAGCACTTGGTCGTCTATCCGGATCGAATGAGGCGGAACCTCGAACTGACGGGCGGACTCATTTATTCGCAGCGGTTACTGTTGACCTTGGTTGAGAAGGGGGCGCAGCGAAAGGAATCGTACGAAGCGGTTCAGCGCAATGCCATGGCATCCTGGAGGGGAGGGGGCGCACTACAAGAATTGGTCCTCAAAGACCCTTTTATTTCACAGCATCTCACAAAGAGTGAAATTGCCGCCTGTTTCAACCCGACACATTATCTGCGCCACCTGGATCAGATCTATCGGCGGGTGTTCGGACGCAACAGGCAACGATCGCCCGACATCAGAACGAAGGGAGCGAGATCATGA
- a CDS encoding chlorite dismutase family protein, whose amino-acid sequence MTRLPVRWLVLIWLMVGSWGSNAQAADREKLLTEPGAYGTFAIFALNEEWTKQDPATRIVRLTSLKGVVEQHREHVAIDLYLLRGLSDQGDLMFRIHAAEFYETQEFLLDLQSSQFGKQLKTVGIMHGLTKKPNYVPGFSDQMKADLNAISEPGKKPFAIVIPIRKSADWWGLDQEKRAAMMQEHTTATLPYLKTVQRKLYHSSGLDDQDFITYFETSKLEDFHSLVLSLEKVQEFRYTRRFGHPILLGTMKSLDEVVELLAQ is encoded by the coding sequence ATGACTCGGTTACCTGTCAGGTGGCTGGTGCTGATTTGGTTGATGGTTGGTTCCTGGGGATCGAACGCTCAGGCGGCGGATCGAGAGAAGCTTCTCACTGAACCGGGAGCCTACGGCACGTTCGCCATCTTCGCGCTCAATGAGGAGTGGACGAAGCAGGACCCAGCGACGCGGATCGTCCGTCTGACCTCGCTGAAAGGTGTGGTGGAACAGCATCGAGAGCATGTGGCAATCGATCTGTACCTCCTTCGAGGACTTTCCGATCAAGGCGACCTCATGTTCCGTATTCATGCTGCGGAATTCTACGAGACTCAGGAGTTTCTCCTGGATCTGCAGAGCAGCCAATTTGGGAAACAGCTCAAAACGGTCGGGATCATGCACGGGCTCACCAAGAAGCCGAATTATGTGCCGGGCTTCTCGGATCAGATGAAGGCTGACTTGAATGCCATCAGTGAGCCCGGCAAGAAACCCTTTGCGATTGTGATTCCGATCCGGAAATCGGCCGACTGGTGGGGGCTGGATCAGGAGAAACGGGCCGCGATGATGCAAGAACATACCACCGCCACGCTGCCCTACTTGAAGACGGTCCAACGGAAGCTCTATCACTCCAGCGGACTGGACGATCAGGACTTCATTACCTATTTTGAAACCTCCAAGCTGGAAGACTTCCACAGCCTGGTGCTGTCGCTCGAAAAAGTGCAAGAATTCCGCTATACGCGGCGATTCGGACATCCGATCCTACTCGGTACGATGAAATCGTTGGACGAGGTTGTAGAACTGTTGGCGCAGTAA
- a CDS encoding phosphoribosylaminoimidazolesuccinocarboxamide synthase has protein sequence MATGELLYEGKAKKIFSTGNPDQIVQYFKDDATAFNAQKRGTIVDKGVINNKVSERLFRLLEQAGIATHFVERLNDREMLTKRVRIVPVEVVIRNVVAGSLAKRLGLKEGNRVDPAVVEFYYKNDALGDPLVNDDHLRLMNVATPGVLRELRELGHGINKVIKPFFAERMMQLVDFKLEFGVFHNKLILADEISPDTCRFWDMTTGESMDKDRFRKDMGKIEEAYQEVLKRVCG, from the coding sequence ATGGCGACGGGCGAGCTTCTGTACGAAGGCAAGGCGAAGAAGATCTTTTCGACGGGAAATCCCGACCAAATCGTGCAGTATTTCAAGGACGATGCGACGGCGTTCAACGCACAGAAGCGCGGCACCATCGTCGACAAAGGCGTCATTAACAACAAGGTCTCGGAGCGGCTTTTTCGGCTCTTGGAGCAAGCTGGGATAGCGACACACTTTGTGGAGCGGTTGAATGACCGTGAAATGCTTACGAAGAGAGTCAGGATCGTACCCGTCGAAGTCGTGATCCGAAACGTCGTGGCGGGCAGTTTGGCCAAACGGCTCGGACTGAAGGAGGGGAACCGGGTGGATCCGGCGGTGGTTGAGTTTTATTACAAGAACGACGCTCTTGGCGATCCGTTGGTCAATGACGATCACCTGCGGCTGATGAATGTTGCGACGCCAGGCGTGTTGCGTGAGTTGCGTGAACTGGGGCACGGGATTAATAAGGTCATCAAACCCTTCTTCGCTGAGCGGATGATGCAGCTCGTCGATTTCAAGCTCGAGTTCGGAGTCTTTCACAATAAACTGATTCTGGCAGACGAAATTTCTCCGGATACCTGCCGTTTCTGGGACATGACGACCGGTGAGTCGATGGATAAAGATCGGTTTAGAAAGGATATGGGGAAGATCGAGGAGGCATATCAGGAGGTGTTGAAGAGGGTTTGCGGGTGA
- the purS gene encoding phosphoribosylformylglycinamidine synthase subunit PurS: MKAKIHVTLKQGILDPQGKAIEHALDSMGFKNVANVRVGKYMELDLDQNDRTKAEAEIKGMCEKLLANTIIEEYRYELQS, from the coding sequence GTGAAAGCCAAAATTCATGTAACGTTGAAGCAGGGCATCTTGGATCCGCAAGGCAAAGCTATCGAACATGCGCTGGATTCCATGGGATTCAAGAATGTCGCAAATGTTCGCGTAGGAAAGTACATGGAGCTGGATCTTGATCAAAACGATAGGACCAAGGCTGAGGCCGAGATCAAAGGCATGTGTGAAAAGTTATTGGCGAACACCATCATTGAAGAGTATCGGTACGAATTGCAAAGCTGA
- the purQ gene encoding phosphoribosylformylglycinamidine synthase subunit PurQ, with product MKIGVVVFPGSNCDHDCEHVFKDVLGQDVTMIWHKETSLAGVDAIILPGGFSYGDYLRTGAIARFSPVMNSVKEFASGGGLVLGICNGFQILLEAGLLPGTMLRNRSLHFICRETCVKVENAATPFTNVCRSGQVLKIPIAHADGNYYTDPVTLAGLQANAQIIFRYCTADGKVTPEACPNGSLDNIAGIRNAEGNVLGMMPHPERCAESVLGNEDGRAVLSSIVAGIKKV from the coding sequence ATGAAAATCGGCGTCGTTGTCTTCCCCGGTAGCAATTGTGATCACGACTGCGAGCATGTCTTCAAGGACGTGCTGGGACAAGATGTGACGATGATCTGGCACAAGGAAACTTCTTTGGCCGGTGTGGATGCCATCATCCTGCCCGGCGGATTTTCGTACGGTGACTATCTCCGGACTGGAGCGATTGCGCGGTTTTCTCCGGTGATGAACTCGGTGAAAGAATTTGCCTCCGGAGGTGGGTTAGTGCTCGGGATTTGCAATGGATTCCAGATTCTCCTCGAGGCAGGACTACTGCCGGGCACCATGTTGCGGAATAGGTCGTTGCATTTTATCTGCCGCGAGACCTGCGTCAAAGTGGAGAATGCTGCGACGCCGTTTACGAATGTGTGCAGGTCCGGACAAGTGCTCAAGATCCCGATCGCTCACGCGGATGGGAACTACTACACCGATCCAGTGACGCTAGCCGGGCTTCAAGCCAATGCACAGATCATCTTCCGTTATTGTACGGCCGACGGGAAGGTGACGCCGGAAGCTTGCCCGAACGGCTCGCTCGATAATATTGCCGGCATCCGCAATGCCGAAGGCAATGTGTTGGGCATGATGCCGCATCCGGAACGTTGTGCCGAATCGGTTTTGGGCAACGAAGACGGGCGGGCTGTTCTGTCGTCAATAGTAGCGGGGATCAAGAAGGTGTGA
- a CDS encoding cupin domain-containing protein, translating to MRYRTHQKFSVPLDRDQVAQDWHRRGYSCDLFTDPPGREWNDFVHSASELVTVMDGKLRLTIDGEEIIAEPGDEVFIPKSVRHSVKNISSSMTHWLYGYD from the coding sequence ATGCGTTATCGTACCCATCAGAAATTCTCAGTGCCGCTCGACCGTGACCAGGTCGCGCAAGACTGGCACCGGCGGGGGTATTCCTGTGACCTGTTTACCGATCCTCCCGGCAGGGAGTGGAATGATTTCGTTCATTCGGCGAGCGAGCTCGTAACCGTTATGGATGGGAAGCTTAGGCTGACCATCGACGGAGAAGAGATCATCGCAGAGCCGGGCGACGAAGTGTTTATTCCGAAATCTGTTCGCCATTCCGTCAAGAATATTTCCTCCTCTATGACGCACTGGCTGTATGGGTACGATTAG
- a CDS encoding DUF4403 family protein, with amino-acid sequence MPHVVHPPPPTLLPAIPNPLSPTTESTVSFPVQVDLSPFIHAANDDSMIPKKFDHWRNSIKHPKGAEYKYYAERDDFAVAPSGSPQAIGTNPGRVIHDWWKGIEPLSSSLFISTALRYKIGAHPLQCGDGIEWPKRATLNGKLTVGMTPNYGVSASVTGVTLDTIDPCKISITDTDVFQEVKNQLTERVRGGLSNAVARINTLTARSRVEDVWHTLRNPIQLEPDAWLLLNIGHVWRSGFSSGGGDLIEDTIHIAAKPVLVFGAEPPSAGGELPQLETEPASTGFHGAADAQLYSTLPRTLANRLASTGFHVVADIPLDYPSLSRSLATRLQGKRVAVKGDFIHITDAAILGRGGNQVVLRIAFTGDATGHLYFVGKPEINPFTQSVQISGLRLDLDSEQFLQKRGPDWLTRSSIRGLVTDEAVLGVAPAIDRMRDLLTKVLNRALSSTLTTYGSIASVQGIGVFADVNTLYVRVMSDGSLNLKVDDK; translated from the coding sequence ATGCCGCATGTCGTTCACCCACCGCCGCCGACACTACTGCCGGCAATCCCGAACCCCCTCTCGCCAACCACAGAGTCCACCGTCAGCTTTCCCGTTCAGGTGGACCTGTCGCCATTCATCCATGCTGCCAACGATGACAGCATGATTCCCAAAAAGTTCGATCATTGGAGGAACTCCATCAAGCATCCTAAAGGGGCCGAGTATAAGTATTATGCTGAGCGGGATGATTTTGCTGTGGCACCTTCAGGTTCCCCTCAAGCCATCGGCACGAATCCTGGGAGAGTGATCCACGATTGGTGGAAGGGCATCGAACCACTTAGTTCTAGTTTATTCATCAGCACAGCCCTTCGCTATAAGATTGGAGCCCATCCACTTCAATGTGGCGATGGCATCGAATGGCCTAAAAGAGCAACGCTCAATGGGAAGCTCACCGTTGGCATGACACCGAATTACGGCGTGTCAGCATCAGTAACCGGGGTGACGCTGGACACCATTGACCCTTGCAAAATCAGCATCACCGATACCGATGTGTTTCAGGAAGTCAAAAATCAGCTGACAGAGCGAGTACGAGGTGGACTGAGCAACGCGGTCGCACGTATAAACACGTTGACAGCCAGATCCCGGGTGGAAGATGTCTGGCACACGCTGCGCAACCCCATACAACTAGAACCGGACGCGTGGCTCCTGCTCAACATCGGTCACGTGTGGCGCAGCGGCTTCTCTTCAGGGGGTGGAGACCTCATCGAGGACACTATTCATATAGCCGCGAAACCAGTTCTCGTGTTCGGTGCCGAACCACCATCTGCTGGCGGGGAGCTTCCTCAACTTGAAACCGAACCGGCTTCCACTGGATTCCATGGCGCCGCTGATGCCCAGTTGTATAGCACGCTGCCCAGGACACTTGCGAACCGGCTGGCTTCCACTGGCTTCCACGTCGTCGCTGACATCCCACTGGACTATCCCTCGCTGTCCCGATCGCTTGCAACGCGGTTGCAGGGGAAACGTGTCGCCGTGAAAGGAGACTTCATTCACATCACCGATGCGGCCATTTTGGGCCGTGGTGGCAATCAAGTTGTTCTGCGGATTGCGTTTACGGGAGACGCCACCGGCCACCTGTATTTCGTGGGGAAGCCTGAAATCAACCCGTTTACCCAGTCCGTTCAGATCAGTGGCCTCCGCTTGGACCTCGATTCCGAACAGTTCCTCCAGAAGCGCGGCCCCGATTGGCTCACCCGTTCTTCCATCAGAGGACTCGTTACGGATGAAGCCGTGCTCGGTGTGGCTCCGGCGATCGACCGCATGCGTGACCTCCTGACAAAGGTGCTCAATCGAGCGCTAAGTTCGACTCTCACCACGTATGGGAGCATCGCCTCGGTACAAGGCATCGGCGTGTTCGCCGATGTGAACACTCTGTACGTTCGGGTGATGAGTGACGGATCACTCAATCTGAAGGTCGATGATAAGTAG
- a CDS encoding ArsB/NhaD family transporter, with translation MSSLTVALLIFSICYLLIVTERLHKTIVALSGAALMIVFGVVSQEEAFYSHEFGVDYNVVFLLIGMMVIVNIVRETGLFEVLAIWAAQRADAKPFRLLVLLALLTAGQSAMLDNVTTVLLMAPVTLAIAKRLELDPIPFLLTEALASNIGGTATLVGDPPNIMIASKADLSYLDFLFVMGPIAVVIMAVFVGSIWLIFGRSMTVEPHLRAAVLALSSGEAVSDKDFLRRCLFLLIVVNVGFCLHSLVHLEPATIALLGASLFMLIGHARRKPEDAEELTYLAEVEWKTIFFFIGLFILVGGLVKVGVIRYLADQLVAVTRGNLTGSTMAVLWGSAALSAVVDNIPYVAAMNPLIVDLARSLHPEIPEYVALVHQPDIIPLWWALALGACLGGNGTIIGASANVVIVDIARRAGYRITFWQFLKFGFPVMVGSVALSAIYLWLLFLR, from the coding sequence ATGTCTTCTCTCACTGTCGCCCTTCTCATTTTCAGCATCTGTTACCTGCTGATCGTCACGGAGCGGCTCCACAAGACGATTGTGGCGTTGTCCGGCGCGGCGTTAATGATCGTGTTCGGCGTGGTGTCGCAGGAGGAGGCGTTTTATTCCCACGAATTCGGCGTCGATTATAACGTCGTCTTTCTGCTGATCGGCATGATGGTCATCGTCAACATCGTGCGGGAGACAGGTCTCTTCGAAGTCCTGGCCATTTGGGCGGCGCAGCGCGCGGACGCAAAGCCGTTTCGCCTACTGGTCCTGCTGGCCCTGTTGACAGCCGGGCAATCGGCCATGCTCGATAACGTCACCACCGTCCTGCTGATGGCACCAGTCACCTTGGCGATTGCAAAACGGTTGGAACTGGATCCGATCCCATTTCTGCTGACCGAAGCCCTCGCTTCCAATATCGGTGGAACTGCCACGCTCGTCGGTGATCCACCCAATATTATGATCGCCAGCAAAGCCGATCTCAGCTATCTCGATTTCCTGTTCGTCATGGGACCGATCGCGGTCGTCATCATGGCCGTCTTCGTGGGTTCGATATGGCTCATCTTCGGTCGATCGATGACGGTAGAACCCCATCTGCGAGCGGCCGTTCTCGCTCTGAGCTCAGGGGAAGCGGTGTCGGATAAGGATTTTTTGCGTCGCTGTCTGTTCTTATTGATCGTCGTCAACGTGGGGTTTTGTCTCCACTCTCTGGTTCATCTGGAGCCGGCTACGATCGCGCTGCTTGGAGCGAGTCTATTCATGTTGATCGGCCATGCGAGACGAAAGCCGGAGGATGCCGAAGAGTTGACCTATTTGGCTGAAGTCGAGTGGAAGACCATCTTTTTCTTTATCGGCCTGTTTATCCTGGTGGGGGGGTTGGTTAAAGTGGGCGTGATCCGTTATCTGGCTGATCAACTGGTGGCGGTGACACGCGGGAATCTCACCGGGTCGACCATGGCGGTGCTGTGGGGATCGGCAGCCCTCTCCGCCGTCGTGGACAATATTCCCTATGTCGCCGCCATGAATCCGTTGATCGTCGATCTCGCCCGGTCGCTACATCCGGAGATTCCCGAGTACGTCGCCTTGGTCCATCAACCGGACATCATCCCACTCTGGTGGGCATTGGCCTTGGGGGCTTGTTTAGGTGGTAACGGCACGATCATCGGCGCGAGCGCCAACGTGGTGATCGTGGACATCGCGCGAAGAGCCGGTTACCGGATTACCTTTTGGCAGTTCTTGAAGTTCGGGTTTCCAGTCATGGTCGGGTCCGTGGCGCTTAGTGCGATCTACCTCTGGCTGCTGTTTCTGCGGTGA
- a CDS encoding DUF882 domain-containing protein, which translates to MNTTDQSTLAWTRRAFLHVSLVGTLLLSGRLVRPQPVQARELPEGRLALVNVWTNERLDVTYRDEDGNYDLTALDDVNYLLRCHYTGEVGAIDVRVLEHVNLVQNKLGIQEEIRVISGFRSPEYNAMLVRTDRHVAKNSLHMQGQAIDLLIPGVPPTKLRQAALELRYGGVGFYKRSSYVHLDSGPFRHW; encoded by the coding sequence GTGAACACTACAGATCAGTCCACATTGGCATGGACTCGTCGTGCGTTTCTCCACGTTTCCTTGGTGGGGACTCTACTCCTGAGTGGACGATTGGTTCGTCCACAGCCAGTGCAGGCTCGTGAGCTTCCGGAGGGCAGGCTGGCGTTGGTGAATGTGTGGACAAACGAGCGCTTGGATGTCACCTACCGAGACGAAGACGGGAACTATGACCTTACCGCCCTTGATGATGTAAATTACCTCCTGCGCTGCCATTACACGGGTGAAGTCGGAGCGATCGACGTGCGCGTGCTGGAGCATGTAAATTTGGTGCAGAACAAGCTCGGCATCCAGGAAGAAATTCGTGTGATTTCCGGTTTTCGGTCTCCCGAATACAATGCCATGTTGGTTCGGACAGACCGACATGTCGCCAAAAACAGCTTACACATGCAAGGACAAGCGATCGATCTTCTAATCCCCGGTGTTCCTCCTACGAAGCTTCGCCAGGCCGCGCTCGAACTGCGGTACGGCGGGGTCGGATTCTACAAACGTTCCAGCTACGTGCACTTGGATTCCGGCCCCTTTCGGCATTGGTAG
- a CDS encoding response regulator: MATILVIDDEQSIRGLLKEVLVRAGHRVLEAEDGRKGLTLYQKEPVDLVIMDLLMPETDGLEATLQLTREYLDAKVIAITGAQGDHNFLDVAKLFGARRAFEKPFDLNKLLEAVKEELAAA, translated from the coding sequence ATGGCCACCATTCTCGTCATTGACGACGAACAATCCATCCGAGGGCTGCTGAAAGAGGTCCTTGTCAGGGCAGGACACCGTGTGCTTGAAGCGGAGGATGGACGCAAAGGGCTCACGCTCTACCAGAAGGAGCCGGTCGACCTCGTGATTATGGACTTGTTGATGCCGGAAACGGATGGTCTTGAGGCGACTCTTCAACTCACCCGCGAATATCTCGACGCCAAAGTGATCGCCATCACGGGAGCCCAAGGCGATCATAACTTCCTGGACGTTGCCAAGCTCTTCGGTGCGCGTCGCGCCTTTGAAAAGCCGTTCGACCTCAACAAACTCCTTGAAGCCGTCAAGGAAGAACTCGCCGCCGCCTGA
- a CDS encoding SagB/ThcOx family dehydrogenase yields the protein MSTKSSSQAARTDLLHRVIHYHRQTKHHFNRYARSLGYLDWVNQPDPFRRFEGTELISLPLLKVDEEPLSPAYEAIYEMRTVTSQPVNVRTLSRFFEYALALSAWKKAGESEWALRSNPSSGNLHPTEGYVVLSQTKWLDLQPGLYHYAPKEHGLERRAEFPADLVDRLLRPFPQNVFLFGLTSIHWREAWKYGERAFRYCNHDVGHAIGSTRIAAATLGWNMTLLDSVDQDTVATLLGTDRKEDFGGGEPEHPDCLAVVWPPGNVTREALDLKHAGVQVPLFLDTAIVKELANGAWHGKANRLSHEHGVHWDIIDEAAEASWKTEANRSSVSLSLRPSNALHPFLSTPHTPSAGQIIRQRRSAVAFDGKTSISAATFVHMMQRVMPCAELPQLERPIPWDVWPYDPIIHLLIFVHRVDGLTPGLYFLVRDRRRLSFIQQAMNPELTWTMAPDCPEGLPLYWLLEGDAKRLAAQISCHQDIAGDSAFSFGMLAEFEGTLRERGAWWYPRMFWEAGLLGQVLYLEAEAAGVRATGIGCFFDDPVHEIVAIKNLTLQSLYHFTIGGPVEDRRLQTLPPYHHLGPRS from the coding sequence ATGAGTACCAAGTCCTCTTCTCAAGCTGCACGAACCGATCTCCTTCATCGGGTCATTCACTATCACAGGCAAACTAAACACCATTTCAACCGTTACGCCAGGTCTCTTGGATATCTTGATTGGGTGAATCAACCGGATCCATTCCGACGGTTTGAGGGGACTGAGCTGATCTCTTTGCCATTGCTCAAGGTCGATGAGGAACCGTTGTCGCCTGCATATGAAGCGATCTACGAAATGCGGACGGTGACGAGTCAGCCTGTGAACGTACGAACTCTTTCTCGATTTTTTGAATATGCCCTTGCGTTGTCGGCCTGGAAAAAGGCTGGAGAGTCGGAATGGGCGCTGCGGAGTAATCCCTCGTCCGGAAACTTGCATCCCACAGAAGGCTATGTGGTCTTGTCTCAGACCAAATGGCTCGATCTACAGCCGGGGCTGTATCACTATGCACCAAAAGAACATGGACTCGAGCGGCGGGCTGAGTTTCCTGCCGACTTGGTTGACCGTCTCCTGAGGCCTTTTCCTCAGAATGTTTTCCTCTTTGGACTCACGTCGATTCATTGGCGCGAAGCCTGGAAGTATGGTGAGCGGGCGTTCCGCTACTGCAATCACGATGTAGGCCATGCGATCGGAAGCACCAGGATCGCCGCCGCCACACTTGGCTGGAACATGACCCTGCTGGATAGTGTGGACCAAGACACGGTGGCGACGTTGCTCGGGACAGACCGCAAGGAAGACTTTGGAGGGGGGGAACCGGAACACCCCGACTGTCTGGCAGTCGTGTGGCCTCCTGGGAATGTAACACGGGAGGCGTTGGACCTGAAACATGCAGGAGTGCAGGTGCCGCTGTTTCTCGATACGGCGATTGTGAAGGAGCTAGCCAATGGAGCATGGCATGGGAAGGCGAATCGATTGAGTCACGAGCACGGGGTCCATTGGGACATTATCGATGAGGCAGCCGAGGCTTCATGGAAAACTGAAGCAAACCGGAGCTCAGTTTCTTTGAGCCTGCGACCGAGCAATGCTCTTCACCCCTTCCTATCCACTCCTCACACTCCATCGGCCGGTCAAATCATCCGGCAACGCCGAAGCGCCGTCGCGTTTGACGGCAAGACATCAATTTCCGCAGCCACGTTTGTTCACATGATGCAACGGGTCATGCCGTGTGCTGAACTTCCGCAGTTGGAACGGCCCATACCATGGGATGTGTGGCCCTATGATCCAATAATTCATCTTCTAATATTCGTCCATCGAGTCGATGGCCTCACGCCGGGATTGTATTTTCTCGTGCGGGATAGGAGAAGGTTGTCGTTCATTCAGCAGGCAATGAATCCAGAACTGACCTGGACCATGGCGCCGGACTGTCCTGAGGGGCTGCCTCTTTATTGGCTACTCGAAGGCGACGCGAAGAGACTCGCGGCGCAGATCAGTTGCCATCAGGACATTGCCGGCGACAGTGCCTTCTCGTTCGGCATGTTGGCCGAGTTCGAGGGGACCTTGCGGGAGCGAGGGGCCTGGTGGTATCCACGCATGTTTTGGGAAGCGGGATTGCTCGGGCAGGTCTTGTATCTGGAAGCGGAAGCAGCAGGAGTGCGGGCAACGGGAATCGGCTGCTTCTTCGATGACCCGGTCCACGAGATCGTCGCGATCAAGAATTTAACCTTGCAATCGCTTTATCATTTTACGATCGGTGGTCCGGTGGAAGATCGACGTCTGCAGACCTTGCCACCGTACCATCATCTGGGGCCTCGTTCATAA
- a CDS encoding tetratricopeptide repeat protein, with protein MSDDHKHRARIFLHRGDLVQARVAWEAAVADDRTVGSQQALSDSLGNLGNTCALMNDFSRAEQCYREVLQIQRTECNLTAVAHTLVNLGNLHIASDYPVKARPYYLEALDLLHQLQDHRGLGILYNNLALQEAREGQWDQAVASFKQALDHHRTVGNEEGLAVTYSQLGKCYLDQGDLTRAERCLNNASEHYIKLGNEPAEAAVLRLLAKVYETSQDAVSAQRCLARVVALDERYALPELQADSAHLSKLGPSG; from the coding sequence ATGTCTGACGATCACAAACATCGCGCGCGGATTTTCCTTCATCGTGGCGACCTGGTCCAGGCCCGCGTAGCCTGGGAAGCAGCTGTGGCCGATGATCGGACTGTCGGCAGTCAGCAAGCGCTGTCGGATTCTCTTGGGAACCTCGGCAACACCTGCGCACTCATGAACGATTTTTCACGTGCGGAACAGTGTTATCGAGAGGTTCTCCAGATCCAACGGACCGAGTGTAATCTCACCGCCGTGGCCCATACCTTGGTCAACCTCGGCAACCTGCATATCGCATCCGACTATCCGGTGAAAGCACGTCCGTACTATCTCGAGGCCTTGGATCTTCTGCACCAATTACAAGACCACCGCGGCCTCGGCATTCTGTACAACAACCTCGCGCTGCAAGAGGCTCGTGAGGGCCAGTGGGATCAAGCTGTTGCGTCATTCAAACAAGCCCTCGATCATCACCGGACGGTCGGCAACGAAGAAGGGCTTGCCGTTACCTATAGCCAACTCGGCAAATGCTATCTCGACCAGGGAGACCTCACCAGAGCTGAACGCTGCTTGAACAACGCCTCGGAGCACTACATCAAGCTCGGCAATGAGCCGGCGGAGGCGGCGGTGCTCCGCCTTCTCGCCAAGGTTTACGAGACCAGCCAGGATGCTGTCTCCGCTCAGCGCTGTCTCGCGCGTGTGGTGGCGCTCGACGAACGCTATGCGTTGCCGGAGCTTCAAGCCGACTCCGCCCACCTCTCCAAGCTTGGTCCATCCGGATAG